A single window of Cytobacillus dafuensis DNA harbors:
- a CDS encoding pyruvate kinase, which translates to MKPNDSLINTLSDIQDEIEKICLPFIKESSSAILSLSNLIAYLSLRNRDQSEIQINLLQEGLTPIQDIHPHVQYSIQKMLNNLNKEDIHINDLLDTQLSNQIKEDRVNRLFGFKTPSIMVTLHSSMIDNPEIIKDLLYHGMNIARINCAHDSPQIWKKLVQHVRDAEREIGRDEPKCKIHMELAGPKIRVKKIFEPEKSSALDEKPYFKVMPGDDITIIKKNHTLNSFSEQTKVISINATGALTNVRLKDRIYFHDGKIVGEISSITDDWVRIKILKTNKKTAKLREENGINLPDSFVHFILSAITEEDLKNLPIIYDLSDSIGLSFVHFPRDLAKFRMHLDSLPHKKISVIAKIETKEAVQNLSKIIIEGLAFDSFGIMIARGDLAVELGLNQLAFIQEEILNICRAAHIPIIWATGVLENQTKKGMPLRSEITDAYMGLRADCIMLNKGEFIIESVKTLNDLILMKQSITSRLGNKTFIQYGF; encoded by the coding sequence ATGAAACCGAATGATTCCTTAATTAATACGCTTTCTGATATCCAAGATGAAATTGAAAAAATATGTTTACCTTTTATTAAGGAAAGCTCATCAGCAATTTTAAGCTTGTCAAATTTAATCGCATATCTTTCATTAAGGAATAGGGACCAGAGCGAAATTCAAATAAATCTTTTACAAGAAGGACTTACACCCATTCAGGATATCCATCCCCATGTACAATATTCCATACAGAAAATGCTTAATAACCTAAATAAAGAAGATATTCATATAAACGATTTGCTTGATACACAGCTTTCAAATCAGATTAAAGAAGATCGTGTAAATAGATTATTCGGATTTAAAACGCCATCAATTATGGTCACTCTGCATTCTTCAATGATCGACAATCCCGAGATAATAAAGGATTTGCTTTACCATGGAATGAATATTGCGAGGATAAATTGTGCACATGATTCCCCACAAATATGGAAAAAGCTTGTACAACATGTAAGAGACGCGGAAAGAGAGATTGGCCGAGACGAACCAAAGTGTAAAATTCATATGGAATTAGCTGGCCCAAAAATTCGAGTAAAAAAGATTTTTGAACCTGAAAAATCTTCTGCATTGGATGAAAAACCATATTTCAAAGTAATGCCTGGAGACGATATTACGATCATTAAAAAAAATCATACCTTAAATTCATTTAGTGAACAAACAAAAGTGATATCAATCAATGCTACAGGTGCTTTAACTAATGTTCGGTTAAAAGACAGAATTTATTTTCATGATGGGAAAATAGTTGGTGAAATTAGTTCAATAACGGATGACTGGGTTAGAATAAAAATTTTAAAAACAAATAAAAAAACGGCAAAGCTTCGTGAAGAAAATGGAATAAACCTACCTGATTCCTTTGTTCACTTTATTTTATCAGCGATAACAGAGGAGGATTTGAAGAATCTTCCTATCATATACGATCTATCAGATAGTATTGGTCTTTCATTTGTACATTTCCCAAGAGACTTAGCAAAGTTTCGAATGCATTTAGACTCCTTACCGCATAAGAAAATCAGTGTAATTGCAAAAATCGAAACAAAAGAAGCAGTCCAAAATCTTTCAAAAATTATTATTGAAGGCTTAGCGTTTGATTCTTTTGGCATCATGATTGCGAGAGGTGATCTTGCTGTTGAGTTAGGATTAAATCAATTGGCCTTCATACAAGAGGAAATTTTAAATATATGCCGAGCGGCACATATCCCAATCATTTGGGCGACTGGTGTTCTTGAAAATCAAACGAAAAAAGGGATGCCTTTACGTTCAGAGATTACAGATGCATATATGGGTTTAAGAGCAGATTGTATCATGTTGAATAAAGGAGAATTTATCATTGAATCAGTCAAAACTTTAAATGATCTTATTCTTATGAAGCAATCTATAACTAGCCGATTAGGAAATAAAACATTTATCCAGTATGGTTTTTAA
- a CDS encoding DUF6501 family protein — protein sequence MIHHNWNEKPSLKKVKCVHTDAAKYIVNRALTAGKEYEVKNETEEFYFIIDNTGKVGGFYKDYFQEA from the coding sequence TTGATACACCATAATTGGAATGAGAAACCTTCTTTAAAAAAAGTAAAATGTGTTCATACAGATGCGGCTAAATATATTGTAAATAGAGCATTAACAGCCGGAAAAGAATATGAAGTTAAAAATGAAACAGAAGAATTTTATTTTATCATCGACAATACAGGAAAAGTCGGTGGCTTTTATAAAGATTATTTTCAAGAAGCTTAA
- a CDS encoding AMP-binding protein, producing MTMADLLHTTVGKLLEEKAKLHPEHEAVVYSDRGLRMTYKEFDDYCRKAAKGLMKLGIEKGEHIAAWSTNTPEWLTSQFATGKMGAVLVTVNTNYRTSELEYLLRQSDTTTLILMEKYRDTSYIDMLYEIVPELKTSEPGHLKSDKLPYLKNIIILGDKHFPGTYNWDDLLTMGESVSDEKLDQRMNQLDPDDVINMQYTSGTTGFPKGVMLTHNNIVNNGFNIANCMQLTKEDRLCIPVPFFHCFGCVLGVLACVSVGATIVPVQEFSPKEVLKTVQNEKCTGLHGVPTMFIAELNDPEFSEYDLSTLRTGIMAGSNCPIEVMKAVIEQMGASEITIAYGQTESSPVITQTRTDDPIELRVETVGKALPHVEVKIVEPGTKIEVPRGIQGELCTRGYHVMKGYYKNPEATKEAIDEDGWLHTGDLAVMDENGYCKITGRLKDMIIRGGENIYPREIEEFLYTHPSILDVQVIGVPDSVYGEEVVAWIILKEGVNITIDEIREYCKGKISRHKVPRYIEFIDSYPMTASGKIQKFKLREQAQQFIINSDSHH from the coding sequence ATAACTATGGCAGATTTACTTCATACAACTGTAGGTAAGCTACTCGAAGAAAAAGCAAAGCTTCATCCTGAGCATGAAGCTGTCGTCTATTCAGATAGAGGACTTAGGATGACATATAAAGAATTTGATGACTATTGTAGAAAAGCAGCAAAAGGGTTAATGAAACTTGGGATTGAAAAGGGCGAGCATATTGCTGCATGGTCAACAAATACCCCTGAGTGGCTTACAAGCCAATTTGCAACTGGGAAAATGGGAGCTGTGCTTGTAACTGTCAATACTAATTACCGTACTTCAGAGCTAGAATATTTGTTAAGACAATCAGATACAACAACTCTTATATTAATGGAGAAGTATAGAGATACTTCCTATATAGACATGCTGTATGAAATTGTACCAGAACTTAAGACAAGTGAGCCCGGTCATCTAAAAAGTGATAAACTGCCATACTTAAAGAATATCATCATCCTAGGTGATAAACATTTTCCTGGTACTTATAATTGGGATGATCTATTAACAATGGGAGAATCTGTTTCTGATGAGAAGCTTGATCAAAGAATGAATCAGCTTGATCCAGATGATGTAATCAATATGCAATACACTTCGGGTACAACTGGTTTTCCTAAGGGTGTCATGCTAACTCATAATAATATTGTGAATAATGGGTTCAATATTGCAAACTGTATGCAATTAACAAAAGAGGATCGGTTATGTATTCCCGTACCATTCTTTCACTGTTTTGGCTGTGTTCTTGGTGTTCTCGCATGTGTATCTGTTGGAGCTACAATTGTTCCCGTACAGGAATTCAGTCCAAAAGAGGTTCTAAAAACAGTACAAAATGAGAAATGTACAGGTCTGCACGGGGTGCCGACAATGTTCATAGCTGAGCTAAATGATCCGGAATTTAGCGAATATGATTTATCAACACTTCGAACAGGGATTATGGCAGGTTCAAATTGCCCAATTGAAGTAATGAAGGCAGTAATTGAACAAATGGGCGCTAGTGAAATTACTATAGCATACGGGCAAACAGAATCATCGCCAGTTATCACTCAGACAAGAACCGATGATCCTATTGAACTTAGGGTTGAAACAGTCGGGAAAGCATTGCCGCATGTTGAGGTGAAAATTGTTGAACCCGGTACAAAGATTGAAGTTCCCCGTGGAATTCAAGGTGAGCTTTGTACTAGAGGTTATCATGTCATGAAGGGATATTATAAAAATCCCGAAGCTACGAAAGAAGCAATTGATGAAGATGGCTGGCTCCATACTGGAGATTTGGCTGTCATGGATGAAAATGGCTACTGTAAAATTACTGGTCGATTAAAGGATATGATTATTAGAGGCGGAGAAAATATTTATCCTCGTGAAATCGAAGAATTCCTTTATACCCATCCCAGCATCCTTGATGTGCAAGTCATTGGAGTTCCGGATTCAGTCTATGGGGAAGAAGTTGTCGCTTGGATTATTTTAAAAGAAGGTGTAAACATTACAATTGATGAAATTCGTGAATACTGCAAGGGAAAAATTTCTCGTCATAAAGTCCCTAGATATATCGAATTTATCGATTCTTACCCGATGACAGCATCAGGTAAAATTCAAAAATTTAAATTGCGTGAACAAGCTCAGCAATTCATTATTAATTCGGATTCTCATCATTAA
- a CDS encoding VOC family protein, which yields MDLQLDHLVHFISDHPNKAVMEWKKLGYKAVMGGSHESWGTFNSLLYSSTSYIEFIAVENQTIAEQSDNPLIKQLITDLKNRDGIGQICFRTKDLVMMKEQLNKKGITTFPIFPGSRKRQDGSMIRWKMLFIKEKASFPFPFFIEWEQNDEDRFIELKALSVTDKKLENHSVKSVFIACYNAEKTAMEWTRLFDFPIINNNFVVNFSTKSIVLQCGSTELIFCESLNQEGIIHETLKSRGERPFFIQFQPMLFEKPISVFHSHYQ from the coding sequence ATGGATTTACAACTCGATCATCTTGTTCATTTTATAAGTGATCATCCTAATAAAGCGGTAATGGAATGGAAAAAGCTCGGCTACAAAGCAGTAATGGGTGGTAGCCATGAGAGTTGGGGAACATTTAATAGTTTACTGTATAGTAGTACCTCTTACATCGAATTTATTGCAGTTGAAAATCAGACAATTGCTGAGCAATCAGATAATCCTCTTATAAAACAATTAATCACAGATTTAAAAAATAGGGACGGGATTGGACAAATTTGTTTTCGAACGAAGGATTTAGTCATGATGAAGGAGCAGCTAAATAAAAAAGGAATAACCACTTTCCCTATTTTTCCTGGAAGCAGAAAAAGGCAAGATGGCTCCATGATTAGATGGAAAATGCTTTTCATTAAAGAAAAAGCTTCATTCCCATTCCCATTTTTTATTGAGTGGGAGCAAAATGATGAAGATCGTTTTATTGAGCTTAAGGCCCTAAGTGTGACAGACAAAAAATTAGAAAATCATTCTGTCAAATCTGTATTTATCGCTTGCTATAACGCAGAAAAGACTGCAATGGAATGGACAAGACTATTTGATTTTCCAATAATTAATAATAATTTCGTTGTAAATTTTTCTACAAAAAGCATTGTCCTTCAATGTGGCTCCACAGAATTAATCTTTTGCGAGTCTCTAAATCAAGAGGGAATTATTCATGAGACATTAAAATCACGTGGTGAAAGACCATTTTTTATCCAATTTCAACCGATGTTATTTGAAAAGCCAATCTCAGTATTCCATTCGCATTATCAGTGA
- the sda gene encoding sporulation histidine kinase inhibitor Sda — MKIMSNEQLVVSYRDALKSGSEKEWIQILKMEIKKRGLKPIKAK, encoded by the coding sequence ATGAAGATTATGAGTAATGAACAGTTGGTCGTCTCTTATCGTGATGCATTGAAGTCTGGTTCGGAGAAAGAATGGATTCAGATATTAAAAATGGAAATTAAAAAAAGAGGTTTAAAGCCAATAAAAGCAAAGTAG
- a CDS encoding peptidoglycan D,D-transpeptidase FtsI family protein gives MNKKKEKKKSHIPFRLNLLFLIVFISFSVLILRLGVVQIVYGDDYKREIERTEDVTVNNPVPRGKMYDRTGKVIVENIPQNAITYTKNAGVKQDDMLKVANKLAKLIEKDIDKVQEGDKRDFWIMKNQKRADKKVSEKEIDKLKENFEGKELDKKIYRLKRDRITEEELNELTAEDLEVLAIYREFSTGYALTPQIVKNRDVTPEEYAFVSENLKFLPGVDTTTDWERYYPFESTLRSVLGKVTESDEGLPAEQLEYFLARDYSRNDRVGKSYIEQQYEEVLHGQKAKVKNVTDKAGKVLETIPITDGKRGQDLVLSIDMELQQATEKIIEEELKKAKNISGTSLLDRANVVIMDPRTGEVLTMAGRQIVKDKETGQEVMQDDALGNISMAYNVGSAVKGATIMTGYNTGAIKPGDRYVDTPMIIHQTPVKKSWKPLGVVNDLDALKRSSNVYMFHIAINIGDGKYIPNGTLPLNLEYGFKTMRESFAQYGLGVKTGIDLPNEQIGFKGQAANPGLLLDFSIGQYDTYSNMQLAQYVSTIANGGNRMEPHIVKSIHDPLMENDEIGPIVQEISPKVLNRAEGMEEWFKRVHDGFRKVTQEAGGTAYGFFGDKNYNPAGKTGTAQAFYDGPDKEEKFGKELHEVINLSFVGYAPADEPEMAIAVIVPWAYDSGKGHNMNLELSERVMDTYFELKKQRHMGNESAENTGEINERNEDGL, from the coding sequence TTGAATAAAAAGAAAGAGAAAAAAAAGTCACATATTCCATTCCGCTTAAACCTTTTATTTTTGATAGTGTTTATATCGTTTTCTGTATTGATTCTTCGATTAGGTGTTGTTCAAATTGTGTATGGAGACGATTATAAACGGGAGATTGAACGAACAGAGGATGTAACCGTCAATAATCCTGTACCAAGGGGAAAGATGTATGATCGGACAGGAAAGGTGATTGTTGAAAACATTCCGCAAAATGCTATTACCTATACAAAGAACGCAGGAGTTAAGCAAGATGATATGCTTAAAGTAGCAAATAAGCTTGCTAAGCTCATAGAAAAGGATATTGATAAGGTTCAAGAGGGAGATAAAAGAGATTTCTGGATTATGAAAAATCAGAAACGAGCAGATAAAAAGGTTTCTGAAAAAGAAATTGATAAATTGAAGGAAAATTTTGAGGGAAAAGAATTAGACAAGAAAATTTACCGGTTAAAACGTGATCGCATTACTGAGGAAGAATTGAATGAGCTCACTGCAGAGGATTTAGAAGTTCTTGCCATATATAGAGAGTTTTCAACTGGATATGCCTTGACACCTCAAATTGTAAAAAATAGAGATGTAACGCCTGAAGAATATGCATTTGTAAGTGAAAATCTTAAGTTTCTTCCTGGTGTTGATACGACAACAGATTGGGAAAGATACTATCCTTTTGAATCAACATTAAGGTCTGTTCTTGGCAAGGTGACAGAATCTGATGAAGGTTTACCTGCTGAGCAGCTGGAGTATTTTTTAGCAAGGGATTACAGTCGAAATGATCGGGTAGGAAAGAGCTATATTGAACAGCAATACGAAGAGGTTCTGCACGGCCAAAAAGCAAAAGTCAAAAATGTAACGGATAAAGCAGGCAAGGTTCTTGAAACGATTCCGATCACAGATGGAAAAAGAGGTCAGGATCTTGTACTAAGTATTGACATGGAGTTACAACAAGCAACAGAAAAGATTATTGAAGAAGAGTTAAAGAAAGCAAAAAATATTAGTGGTACTTCATTGCTGGATCGCGCCAATGTTGTTATTATGGATCCACGCACAGGAGAGGTACTTACAATGGCAGGCAGACAAATTGTTAAAGATAAGGAAACAGGCCAAGAAGTAATGCAGGATGATGCACTTGGCAATATTTCAATGGCATATAACGTCGGTTCAGCAGTTAAGGGAGCGACGATCATGACGGGGTATAATACTGGGGCAATCAAGCCAGGTGATAGATATGTAGACACTCCGATGATAATTCATCAAACACCTGTGAAAAAGTCATGGAAACCCCTTGGTGTTGTTAATGATCTTGATGCACTAAAAAGGTCCTCGAACGTTTATATGTTTCACATAGCTATTAACATTGGAGATGGTAAGTACATACCTAATGGCACCTTACCATTAAATCTTGAATATGGGTTTAAAACAATGAGAGAATCTTTTGCACAATATGGCCTTGGTGTGAAAACCGGAATTGATCTTCCGAACGAACAAATTGGATTTAAAGGTCAAGCTGCAAACCCAGGTTTACTTCTGGACTTTTCCATTGGCCAGTATGATACGTATTCAAATATGCAGCTAGCTCAATATGTTTCTACTATTGCTAATGGTGGCAATCGAATGGAGCCTCATATTGTAAAATCGATTCACGATCCATTAATGGAAAATGACGAGATCGGTCCAATTGTACAAGAAATTTCTCCGAAAGTTCTTAACCGCGCAGAAGGGATGGAAGAATGGTTCAAACGAGTTCATGATGGATTTCGTAAAGTTACACAGGAGGCTGGTGGAACAGCCTATGGTTTTTTTGGAGACAAGAATTATAACCCTGCAGGCAAGACAGGTACTGCCCAAGCATTTTATGATGGACCTGATAAAGAAGAAAAATTCGGCAAAGAGCTTCATGAAGTCATTAATTTAAGCTTTGTTGGCTATGCACCAGCGGATGAACCGGAAATGGCAATCGCAGTTATTGTACCTTGGGCATATGACTCTGGGAAAGGCCATAATATGAATCTTGAACTTTCAGAAAGAGTTATGGATACTTATTTTGAACTAAAAAAACAGCGGCATATGGGAAATGAAAGTGCTGAAAATACAGGTGAAATAAATGAAAGAAACGAAGACGGTCTTTGA
- the odhB gene encoding 2-oxoglutarate dehydrogenase complex dihydrolipoyllysine-residue succinyltransferase, which yields MAEIKVPELAESITEGTIAQWLKKPGEFVNKGDYVVELETDKVNVEIISDFSGVLKEVRFQEGDNVNVGETIAVVDENGEATGASAQAEPVQEEKAQAPDETVKQPEQNAALQVENNETQRPIASPAARKMAREKGIDLTQIPTVDPLGRVRAQDVSSFNPQQKSVPAPAPKAAVLQESGKPVERIRMTRRRQTIANRLVEVQHTAAMLTTFNEVDMTNVMNLRKKRKDQFFEENDVKLGFMSFFTKAVVAALKKNPLLNAEIQGDEIILKKYYDIGVAVSTNEGLVVPVVRDADRKNFAEIEKDIMDLAGKARNNKLSLQDLQGGSFTITNGGTFGSLLSTPILNGPQVGILGMHAINLRPVAIDAERMENRPMMYIALSYDHRIVDGKEAVTFLKRVKELIEDPESLLFEA from the coding sequence GTGGCTGAAATTAAAGTACCTGAGCTTGCAGAATCGATTACAGAAGGAACAATTGCACAATGGTTAAAGAAACCAGGTGAATTTGTTAATAAAGGTGATTATGTTGTTGAATTAGAGACAGATAAAGTTAATGTTGAAATTATCTCTGATTTTTCAGGAGTATTAAAAGAAGTTAGATTCCAAGAAGGAGATAATGTCAATGTAGGCGAAACGATCGCTGTAGTTGATGAAAACGGTGAAGCGACTGGAGCTTCTGCTCAAGCTGAACCAGTACAAGAAGAAAAAGCGCAAGCTCCTGATGAAACAGTGAAACAGCCTGAGCAAAACGCAGCACTTCAAGTAGAAAACAACGAAACACAACGCCCAATTGCTTCACCAGCTGCTAGAAAAATGGCTCGAGAAAAAGGTATTGATTTAACACAAATTCCAACCGTTGATCCGCTTGGAAGAGTTCGTGCCCAAGATGTATCTTCCTTTAACCCGCAGCAGAAATCGGTACCAGCACCAGCACCGAAAGCTGCAGTACTGCAAGAATCTGGTAAGCCAGTAGAGCGCATTCGTATGACGCGCCGCCGCCAAACAATCGCTAACCGTCTTGTTGAAGTTCAGCATACAGCTGCAATGCTTACTACTTTTAATGAGGTCGATATGACCAATGTCATGAATCTTCGCAAAAAGCGCAAGGATCAATTCTTTGAAGAAAACGATGTAAAATTAGGCTTTATGTCCTTTTTTACAAAAGCCGTTGTTGCAGCCTTAAAGAAAAACCCGCTACTTAATGCTGAGATTCAAGGTGACGAAATTATTTTGAAAAAGTATTATGATATTGGTGTTGCTGTCTCCACTAATGAAGGCCTTGTTGTCCCTGTTGTTCGAGATGCCGACCGCAAAAACTTTGCAGAAATTGAAAAAGATATTATGGATCTTGCAGGAAAAGCAAGAAATAACAAGCTATCTCTTCAAGACCTTCAAGGTGGTTCATTTACAATTACAAATGGCGGTACATTTGGATCGTTACTTTCTACACCGATTCTGAATGGGCCACAAGTTGGAATCTTAGGTATGCATGCGATTAATCTTCGCCCTGTTGCAATTGATGCGGAAAGAATGGAGAATCGTCCAATGATGTATATTGCTCTTTCTTACGATCACAGGATCGTCGATGGAAAAGAAGCAGTAACCTTCCTAAAACGAGTAAAAGAATTAATTGAAGACCCTGAATCATTACTTTTTGAAGCTTAA
- the sucA gene encoding 2-oxoglutarate dehydrogenase E1 component, whose protein sequence is MKKPLNGERPFDEGFYGPNLGYVIELYENYLQNPESVDPDMRAYFDTTGSPIDVKASSPKAEASVSYTSANQLEKTLAVIRLADNIRSYGHRAADIYPLKDHKPEKNLFELSQYGLTEEDLHSLPAGVICKDAPIPLKTCYDAIEYLKSVYMDTIAYEFHHVYDENEKDWLRRKVETSSLKPKLKTEEKTKVLKRLTEVEEFEKFIHRTFVGQKRFSIEGLDTLVPLLDEIVTESVTNGTKTINIGMAHRGRLNVLAHVLGKPYEMIFAEFQHAPNKELVPSEGSIGISYGWTGDVKYHLGLDKKIIAENTTIARLTLANNPSHLEFVGPVVEGYTRAAQDKRSEKGYPAVDYRSALSIIIHGDAAFPGQGVVAETLNLGQLTGYNTGGSIHIISNNTIGFTTESRDSRSTRYSSDLAKGYEIPILHVNADDPEACLAAARLACEYREKFQKDFLIDLIGYRRFGHNEMDEPMTTNPLMYKIIHTHATVKELYSQKLVSESAVTKEAVAQLEEDVIVKLKAAYEKVPDKKIDIESMNTPEIVEKGLPNLNTAVPFETLKEINQDLLAFPEKYIIFNKLEKILKRRLDALDGDGKIDWGHAETLAFASILKDGTPIRLTGQDSERGTFAHRNIVLHDNETGKSFSPLHLLPSAKASFAIHNSPLSETSVLGFEYGYNVFAPETLVLWEAQFGDFANSTQVIFDQFIAAGRAKWGQKSGLVMLLPHGYEGQGPEHSSARLERFLSLAAENNWTVANLTSSAQYFHILRRQAAILNREEVRPLVIMSPKSLLRHPLVSSSGLQLSEGEFQPVLEQSLLGKDVEKVTRIVLASGKMAIDLADSLKSIENKEWFHILRVEEIYPFPMNTIEEIFNRYPNLKEIVWVQEEPKNMGAWFFVEPRLKAITKDGVEVNYVGRRRRSSPSEGDPVIHKIEQARIIEEALTRKHEGGK, encoded by the coding sequence ATGAAAAAGCCATTGAATGGTGAGAGGCCTTTTGATGAAGGTTTTTATGGCCCGAACCTTGGCTATGTCATCGAGTTATATGAAAATTATTTACAAAATCCAGAATCAGTAGATCCAGATATGAGAGCCTATTTTGATACAACTGGTTCACCAATTGATGTAAAAGCGAGCTCTCCAAAAGCAGAAGCTAGCGTCTCATATACATCAGCTAATCAATTAGAAAAAACACTGGCTGTTATCCGTCTGGCAGATAATATTCGATCTTACGGTCACCGAGCTGCAGATATATATCCATTAAAGGATCATAAACCTGAAAAAAATCTTTTTGAGCTTTCTCAGTACGGTTTAACAGAGGAGGATCTTCATTCACTTCCTGCAGGTGTAATCTGTAAGGATGCGCCTATTCCTCTAAAAACTTGCTATGATGCAATTGAATATTTAAAAAGTGTATACATGGATACGATCGCTTATGAATTTCATCATGTATATGATGAAAACGAAAAAGACTGGCTTCGCAGAAAAGTTGAAACAAGCAGTCTAAAACCTAAATTAAAAACGGAAGAAAAAACGAAAGTACTTAAGAGACTTACTGAAGTAGAGGAATTTGAAAAATTCATTCACCGAACATTTGTAGGACAAAAGAGATTTTCCATTGAAGGTCTTGACACGTTAGTTCCTTTGCTTGATGAAATTGTTACTGAATCCGTTACGAATGGGACAAAGACAATCAATATTGGTATGGCTCACCGTGGACGTCTAAATGTCCTAGCCCATGTTCTTGGGAAGCCATATGAAATGATTTTTGCTGAATTTCAGCATGCACCAAATAAGGAGCTAGTTCCTTCAGAGGGTTCAATTGGCATTAGTTATGGATGGACAGGGGATGTAAAATACCATCTAGGTTTAGATAAAAAAATTATAGCTGAAAACACAACCATTGCCCGTCTAACGCTAGCGAATAATCCAAGTCATTTAGAATTTGTTGGCCCAGTTGTAGAAGGATATACACGTGCTGCTCAGGATAAGCGTTCAGAAAAAGGATATCCAGCAGTTGATTATCGTTCTGCACTTTCAATTATCATCCATGGAGATGCTGCATTTCCAGGTCAAGGAGTTGTGGCAGAAACTCTCAATCTTGGGCAGTTAACAGGCTATAATACTGGCGGCTCCATTCATATTATTTCGAACAATACGATTGGATTTACAACTGAATCACGTGACTCACGATCAACCAGGTATTCAAGTGACCTAGCAAAAGGGTATGAAATACCTATATTACATGTGAATGCAGATGATCCGGAAGCTTGTTTGGCAGCCGCAAGATTGGCATGTGAATATAGAGAAAAATTTCAAAAGGACTTCTTAATTGATCTTATCGGATACCGTCGTTTTGGTCATAATGAAATGGATGAGCCAATGACAACGAATCCTTTGATGTATAAAATTATCCATACCCATGCAACAGTCAAGGAACTTTATAGTCAAAAGCTAGTAAGTGAATCAGCAGTTACTAAGGAAGCCGTTGCACAATTGGAAGAAGACGTAATTGTTAAGCTAAAAGCTGCCTATGAAAAGGTTCCTGATAAGAAAATTGATATCGAATCAATGAATACGCCAGAAATAGTAGAAAAAGGTCTTCCAAACTTAAATACTGCTGTCCCTTTTGAAACTTTGAAAGAAATTAATCAAGATCTATTAGCGTTCCCAGAAAAATACATTATTTTCAATAAGCTTGAAAAAATATTGAAGAGAAGACTGGACGCATTAGATGGTGATGGGAAAATCGACTGGGGACATGCTGAAACATTGGCATTTGCCTCTATTCTAAAGGATGGAACACCGATTCGTTTGACAGGTCAGGATTCCGAGAGGGGAACTTTTGCCCATCGAAATATCGTTTTGCATGATAATGAAACTGGAAAATCATTTTCACCGCTTCATTTATTACCATCAGCGAAAGCATCATTTGCGATTCATAATAGCCCACTATCTGAAACTTCTGTTCTCGGATTTGAATACGGCTATAATGTTTTTGCACCTGAAACACTAGTGCTTTGGGAAGCGCAATTTGGAGATTTTGCCAACTCTACTCAAGTCATATTTGATCAGTTTATCGCTGCTGGACGTGCAAAATGGGGACAAAAATCTGGACTTGTTATGCTGCTGCCACATGGCTATGAAGGACAAGGACCAGAACATTCAAGTGCTCGATTAGAGAGATTTTTATCATTAGCTGCTGAAAATAACTGGACCGTCGCCAACTTAACATCATCTGCTCAATATTTTCATATTTTACGCAGACAGGCAGCCATTTTGAATCGTGAAGAGGTGCGACCACTAGTCATTATGTCGCCGAAAAGTTTATTACGTCATCCTCTTGTTTCTTCAAGTGGCCTTCAATTAAGTGAAGGAGAATTCCAGCCTGTACTCGAGCAGTCATTACTTGGTAAGGATGTTGAAAAAGTAACACGTATCGTCTTGGCAAGTGGAAAAATGGCCATTGATTTAGCAGATAGTCTAAAAAGTATTGAAAATAAAGAATGGTTCCATATATTAAGAGTAGAAGAAATTTATCCATTCCCGATGAATACCATTGAAGAAATATTTAACCGTTATCCAAACTTGAAAGAAATCGTATGGGTTCAGGAAGAACCAAAAAATATGGGTGCATGGTTCTTTGTAGAGCCGAGATTAAAAGCAATTACAAAAGATGGCGTTGAAGTAAATTATGTAGGAAGACGTCGCCGTTCTAGTCCTTCAGAGGGGGACCCGGTTATTCATAAGATAGAACAGGCCCGCATTATTGAAGAAGCATTAACTCGTAAACATGAAGGAGGAAAATAA